From Candidatus Binatia bacterium:
AATCGCAAGACCTGTCACTGCAGGAGGTGCACGACTGCTTCTCGGTGATGGGGCCGCTGGCCGTGGAGATCACCGGCCTGACCGAGGCGGGCGAGGGGCTCAAGTACTTCATGGACGGGCGGGCGCGCCGAGACGGCACTTGCCCGATCAACACCTCCGGTGGGCTCATCGCCAAGGGCCATCCCATCAGCGCCACCGGTGTCGCCATGATCGGATGGGTGCATCAGCAGCTCCTCGGCACGGTGCCACCGGCGTTGCAGGTCGCCAACGTGCGAGTCGGTGCCACGCTCAACATCGGCGGCCCCATCTGCAGCACGGTCGCCACGGTGCAGAAGCCGGCGTAGGCGCGGACTCCCCGACGCGACCCCCGACTACTTCCGTCCCCATCGCCGGGCCGTCGCAGGCTTGTTGGGCGGCAGCCTTACTCCGAGGAGTCGCCCGCCAGCCAAATCTCTCTGGTGTTCGTGTGGGGGAAGGGTTCGTCTGGAACGGTCACTCCGAGGGCGGCACACAGGGGTGCCCAGCCGTCGCCGGCCCGCCACTCGATGAGGCGGTGGGCCGGGACCGTCTCGCGAACCCGCGCGTTATGGCGCTCGAAGGCGGCCATGGCCGCTGCCGGGTCATCTACTGCGGTGGTGAATCGAGCGGCGAACACCGCCTCGGCCATCGCGTGCCATTCGGTTCCCGCTGCCTTCTGGGTTGTGGGGAAGATCGTCTCGGTGGCGCTCCGGTACCAGGATTGTGGATCGCGCACGGAGAGCAGCACCACGGCATCGGGGAAGGCTTCGCTCAGTTCGGGCCAGAAGGCCGCGGCGGGCCAGTCGACCGCCGCGCCGTAGCCGGCGAGCAGCGTGCGCCAGTCCGGCATCGTGCCGCGGGCCGCGGCGTGCCAGG
This genomic window contains:
- a CDS encoding sulfotransferase → LHERPRRIGGRMALRVVGAGLGRTGTMSLKVALERLLGAPCYHMVEVFAHPEHIPAWHAAARGTMPDWRTLLAGYGAAVDWPAAAFWPELSEAFPDAVVLLSVRDPQSWYRSATETIFPTTQKAAGTEWHAMAEAVFAARFTTAVDDPAAAMAAFERHNARVRETVPAHRLIEWRAGDGWAPLCAALGVTVPDEPFPHTNTREIWLAGDSSE